From the Streptomyces sp. Tu 2975 genome, one window contains:
- a CDS encoding family 16 glycoside hydrolase — protein sequence MNPRLPQRLRRRVTGLVAASFLAGCLISPPASAAAGAAEDLPPQEPGVTLRVFDIQLPMSKICSIKPGQTPNVDRLMPTIDWSSNDDFGAGDHFVSQVIGNIDVPQDGSYTFRLTSDDGSRLLIDDRPVIDHDGLHGAEPKDGSVELTAGHHALRIDHFDRTGGQQVSLAWRPPGASGFSVVPNSVLSTDAGVVRVTAPGRKECESGTDSPGDGLPLTGVHPGYDLTDLRPAGFEPQITGMDWLPDGRLAVTTWGGTDNTAGEVYLLGNVTHDTGPEKVTVKKVASGLKEPMGIKVVDGKIYVSQKHELTELSDVDGDDVIDERHTVAAWPFGGNFHEFAFGLLHRNGFFYLNLSVAINYGGATTDPQPARNRGTTIKVNAKTGEVSYVAGGLRTPNGIGWGPGGDIFVTDNQGGWLPASKLVRIKQDRFFNHFTNPDGPFDANPVSKPVLWLPQNEIANSPSTPLHLTKGPYAGQLLFGDVTYGGLQRAFLEKVKGQDQGAVFRHTQGLEAGVNRISQGPDGAIYAGGLGAGGNWGQEGKLTHGLQKLTPNGEDAFDILSMRAKAGGFELEYTQPLSQATADTLAARYQVEQWRYVPTPSYGGPKVDEEKLTVQSAALSADRRKVTLVIPGLKPDRVVHVRSPRPFSSASGEALWSTEAWYTLNAMPGRQPKVTLYEAEEARLAGGAGTDTEHAGHSGSGFVDGYGTEGASTTFDVDVDEAGTYDVGLRYANGPHPFTGTKSVSVYVNGTRIGQSKLLSTGEWNTWSTRTEQLPLRAGANTITYRYDSGDTGHVNLDMITVHPHGSRIVLFDGADRSAWQQTDGRTAQWPLTDGAMEVCCGDIRTKQAFGDFTLHAEFWLPELPPDVTGQDRANSGVYLQDRYEIQVLDSYGDTTPDIDGAAAIYQRKPADVNAAKPAGTWQTYDITFRAARFDEAGRKTKDARVTVVWNGTTVHDDVAVAGTTGGGAPEGPTTGPIRLQDHGSKVRYRNIWIEPLT from the coding sequence ATGAATCCACGGCTGCCCCAACGACTTCGCAGACGGGTGACCGGCCTGGTCGCCGCCTCGTTCCTGGCCGGCTGCCTCATATCGCCGCCGGCCTCCGCAGCGGCCGGCGCCGCAGAGGACCTGCCACCGCAGGAACCCGGCGTCACGCTGCGCGTCTTCGACATACAGCTCCCCATGAGCAAGATCTGCTCCATCAAGCCGGGACAGACGCCGAACGTCGACAGGTTGATGCCGACCATCGACTGGAGCTCCAACGACGACTTCGGCGCCGGCGACCACTTCGTCTCCCAGGTGATCGGCAACATCGACGTTCCCCAGGACGGCTCCTACACCTTCCGGCTGACCAGCGACGACGGCTCACGGCTGCTGATCGACGACAGGCCGGTCATCGACCACGACGGCTTGCACGGCGCCGAACCCAAGGACGGCTCGGTCGAGTTGACCGCGGGTCACCACGCCTTACGGATCGACCACTTCGACCGGACCGGCGGCCAGCAGGTAAGCCTCGCCTGGCGGCCCCCCGGCGCTTCCGGCTTCTCCGTCGTGCCGAACTCGGTCCTGAGCACCGACGCCGGTGTCGTACGCGTGACCGCGCCGGGCCGCAAGGAGTGCGAGAGCGGCACCGACTCCCCCGGCGACGGTCTGCCGCTGACCGGGGTCCACCCCGGTTACGACCTGACCGACCTCCGGCCGGCCGGCTTCGAGCCGCAGATCACCGGCATGGACTGGCTGCCCGACGGCCGCCTCGCCGTCACCACGTGGGGCGGCACCGACAACACCGCGGGCGAGGTGTACCTCCTCGGCAACGTCACCCATGACACCGGGCCGGAGAAGGTGACGGTCAAGAAGGTCGCGAGCGGCCTCAAGGAACCGATGGGCATCAAGGTCGTCGACGGCAAGATCTACGTGTCGCAGAAGCACGAACTGACCGAGCTCAGCGATGTCGACGGTGACGATGTCATCGACGAACGGCACACCGTGGCGGCCTGGCCCTTCGGCGGGAATTTCCACGAGTTCGCCTTCGGCCTGCTCCACCGCAACGGATTCTTCTACCTCAACCTGTCGGTGGCCATCAACTACGGCGGCGCGACCACCGATCCGCAGCCCGCGCGCAATCGCGGCACCACCATCAAGGTGAATGCCAAGACGGGCGAGGTCTCGTACGTCGCGGGCGGTCTGCGCACCCCGAACGGCATCGGCTGGGGCCCCGGCGGCGACATCTTCGTGACGGACAACCAGGGCGGCTGGCTGCCGGCCTCCAAACTGGTTCGGATCAAGCAGGACCGCTTCTTCAACCACTTCACCAACCCGGACGGCCCGTTCGACGCCAACCCGGTCAGCAAGCCCGTGCTGTGGCTGCCGCAGAACGAGATCGCGAACTCGCCGAGCACACCGCTCCACCTCACCAAGGGCCCCTACGCGGGTCAGCTGCTGTTCGGCGACGTCACCTACGGCGGCCTCCAGCGTGCCTTCCTGGAGAAGGTCAAGGGCCAGGACCAGGGCGCCGTGTTCCGGCACACCCAGGGACTCGAGGCGGGCGTCAACCGGATCAGCCAGGGCCCTGACGGCGCCATCTACGCGGGCGGTCTGGGCGCGGGCGGCAACTGGGGCCAGGAGGGCAAGCTCACCCACGGACTGCAGAAGCTGACGCCGAACGGCGAAGACGCCTTCGACATTCTGTCGATGCGTGCCAAGGCCGGCGGCTTCGAGCTGGAGTACACCCAGCCGCTGTCGCAGGCCACGGCCGACACGCTGGCCGCCCGCTACCAGGTCGAACAGTGGCGTTACGTCCCCACGCCCTCGTACGGCGGCCCGAAGGTGGACGAGGAGAAGCTGACCGTGCAGTCCGCGGCGCTGTCCGCCGACCGCAGGAAGGTCACTCTGGTCATCCCCGGCCTCAAGCCCGACCGGGTGGTCCATGTGCGCTCGCCCCGCCCGTTCAGCTCCGCGAGCGGCGAGGCGCTGTGGAGCACGGAGGCCTGGTACACACTGAATGCCATGCCCGGAAGACAACCGAAGGTCACGCTCTACGAGGCCGAGGAGGCGCGGCTCGCGGGCGGCGCCGGCACCGACACGGAGCACGCCGGTCACTCCGGCAGCGGCTTCGTCGACGGATACGGCACCGAGGGCGCCTCGACGACCTTCGACGTGGACGTCGACGAAGCCGGCACCTACGACGTCGGTCTGCGTTACGCCAACGGGCCGCATCCCTTCACCGGCACCAAGTCCGTGAGCGTGTACGTCAACGGCACCAGGATCGGACAGTCGAAGCTGCTCAGCACCGGCGAGTGGAACACATGGTCCACCCGGACCGAGCAACTGCCGCTGCGCGCCGGCGCCAACACGATCACCTACCGGTACGACAGCGGCGACACCGGGCACGTCAACCTCGACATGATCACCGTCCATCCCCACGGCAGCCGCATCGTCCTGTTCGACGGGGCGGACCGGTCGGCCTGGCAGCAGACCGACGGGCGCACCGCGCAGTGGCCCCTGACGGACGGCGCGATGGAGGTCTGCTGCGGCGACATCCGCACCAAGCAGGCGTTCGGCGACTTCACACTGCACGCCGAGTTCTGGCTGCCCGAGCTCCCGCCGGACGTGACGGGACAGGACCGGGCCAACAGTGGTGTCTATCTCCAGGACCGCTACGAGATCCAGGTGCTCGACTCCTACGGCGACACGACGCCCGACATCGACGGGGCAGCCGCGATCTACCAGCGGAAGCCTGCGGACGTCAACGCGGCGAAACCGGCGGGTACCTGGCAGACGTACGACATCACCTTCCGCGCCGCGCGTTTCGACGAGGCGGGCAGGAAGACGAAGGACGCCCGCGTCACCGTGGTGTGGAACGGCACGACGGTCCATGACGACGTGGCCGTGGCCGGCACGACCGGCGGCGGAGCACCGGAGGGGCCGACCACGGGCCCGATCCGCCTCC